From the genome of Gemmatimonas phototrophica, one region includes:
- a CDS encoding TetR/AcrR family transcriptional regulator C-terminal domain-containing protein: MAAAAEVSLGTLRHYFTDRRGVLRAVLEHQHQVGQPFLMQIAAGDLPGLEESASWFLTLFAEGLRSGVSRTLMVGLTNGMAESDVARACLAELLEPTIGALEVRLARHVARGDMRHCDTRSAALTLLGPLVLGYFHQAELDGRTYRPLDLEAFIADQSAMFARAYGAERDPS, encoded by the coding sequence ATGGCCGCCGCCGCAGAGGTGTCGTTGGGCACTCTGCGGCATTACTTCACTGATCGGCGAGGCGTGCTCCGCGCGGTGCTGGAGCATCAGCATCAAGTGGGGCAGCCATTCCTCATGCAGATCGCGGCGGGAGACCTGCCTGGGCTCGAGGAATCCGCGTCGTGGTTCCTCACGTTGTTCGCCGAAGGACTTCGTTCCGGTGTCTCGCGAACCCTCATGGTCGGACTCACCAATGGGATGGCGGAGTCCGACGTAGCGCGGGCCTGTCTGGCGGAACTGCTGGAGCCAACGATCGGGGCGCTCGAGGTGCGACTGGCGAGACACGTGGCACGCGGGGACATGCGACACTGCGATACCCGCAGCGCCGCGCTCACCCTGCTCGGCCCCCTCGTGCTCGGGTACTTTCATCAGGCGGAACTCGACGGACGGACGTATCGCCCGCTGGACCTTGAAGCCTTCATCGCGGATCAGAGCGCCATGTTCGCACGGGCCTACGGCGCCGAACGGGATCCTTCCTAG
- a CDS encoding TonB-dependent receptor translates to MFIRHFSRRLSLISALLLAAASASKPLDAQQATGVIAGRVINATTEAPIEAAAVRVVGQELAVQTDSTGRFTLRGVRVGIVTIEVRRLGYAPVSRGDIAVSPAKPAEVVVTLRAADVQLQTVTVRPEAFPAVMPAATPVSTQSYTAEEVRRQPGAQEDVLRAVSVAPGVGVTNAARNDIVVRGGAPFENLFVVDNIEVPNINHFGSQGSTGGPISLINIRFVENAALSAGGFGARYGDRTSSATTITLREGNRERIAGELNVSATQYGAVLEGPLGRKASFFLNVRQSYLDFLFDLLGLSFIPRYTDATAKVAWRPTKRDVISALAIGARGTFTFENDTDTARVSNAQILAPQQDQYFSGLTWKRLLSRGVVNTTLGRTWTRYRSVQNDTLLQPVFSNRSTEGETTLRSDLTWNTKSNMTIEAGTIFKYANELSYDVTLAGFARRDLAGVPRPLAIDTSLTAWRNGSYVQTSWQASPKLRLSTGLRGDWYGFADDAVRLAPRASAAWQVDDATTFTLAGGRYWQAPSFIWLVGAPQNRSTVKPFRADQLVAGVTRLVGSSTKLQVEVYGKRYGDYPVREWRPQAVLSPSGFDDASTDIPFGLEPLGSTGTGEAYGVEVFAQRRLGSSPFYGQVAASWNRTRFAGVDGVSRRGAFDTPVLANALVGWRPDSRWEVALRLRAASGLPLTPFVTSGNLAGTLDFARYNAERLGPFVAADVRVDRRLILGGRQFIAFLDLQNVTNRDNPRPPVWNLRTGRPERDTSLGLLPSIGINYEF, encoded by the coding sequence ATGTTCATCCGACACTTTAGCCGCCGACTTTCCTTGATCTCGGCGCTCTTGCTCGCGGCGGCATCCGCGTCCAAACCGCTCGATGCACAGCAGGCGACCGGCGTCATCGCCGGCCGCGTGATCAATGCCACCACCGAGGCGCCGATCGAGGCCGCTGCGGTGCGCGTGGTGGGACAGGAGCTCGCCGTCCAGACCGACAGCACCGGCCGCTTCACGCTGCGTGGCGTTCGCGTGGGCATCGTGACCATCGAAGTGCGACGACTGGGCTACGCCCCCGTCTCGCGCGGTGACATCGCCGTGTCCCCGGCCAAACCGGCGGAAGTCGTAGTGACCCTTCGTGCGGCCGACGTGCAGCTGCAGACCGTGACGGTACGCCCCGAGGCATTCCCGGCCGTCATGCCGGCCGCCACCCCGGTGTCCACGCAATCGTACACCGCCGAAGAAGTGCGTCGGCAGCCCGGCGCGCAGGAAGACGTGTTGCGTGCGGTGTCCGTCGCCCCCGGCGTGGGCGTGACCAATGCCGCCCGCAACGACATCGTCGTGCGCGGCGGGGCACCCTTCGAAAACCTCTTCGTCGTGGACAACATCGAGGTCCCGAACATCAACCACTTCGGGTCGCAGGGCTCCACGGGTGGACCGATCTCCCTCATCAACATTCGATTCGTGGAGAACGCGGCCTTGTCGGCTGGAGGATTCGGGGCGCGCTATGGCGACCGAACGTCATCGGCCACGACCATCACCCTGCGCGAAGGCAACCGTGAACGCATCGCGGGCGAACTCAACGTTTCGGCTACGCAGTACGGCGCCGTGCTCGAGGGACCGCTCGGCCGCAAGGCATCGTTCTTCCTGAACGTTCGACAGAGCTATCTCGACTTTCTGTTCGACCTGCTCGGCCTGAGCTTCATTCCTCGATACACCGACGCCACGGCAAAAGTGGCATGGCGCCCCACGAAGCGTGATGTGATCAGCGCACTCGCGATCGGGGCGCGCGGCACATTCACCTTTGAGAACGACACCGACACTGCCCGCGTGTCGAATGCGCAGATCCTCGCGCCGCAGCAGGACCAATACTTCAGCGGGCTCACGTGGAAGCGGCTGCTGTCTCGCGGTGTGGTCAATACAACACTCGGCCGTACCTGGACCCGCTATCGTAGCGTCCAGAACGACACGCTGCTCCAGCCGGTCTTCTCGAACCGCTCCACCGAAGGCGAGACCACCCTGCGCAGCGATCTGACATGGAATACGAAAAGCAACATGACGATCGAGGCAGGCACGATATTCAAGTACGCGAATGAGCTCTCGTACGACGTGACCCTGGCGGGCTTTGCGCGTCGCGATCTCGCCGGGGTGCCGAGGCCGCTCGCCATCGACACCAGCTTGACCGCGTGGCGAAACGGGAGCTATGTGCAGACCAGCTGGCAGGCGAGCCCGAAACTTCGTCTTTCCACTGGACTACGCGGTGACTGGTACGGCTTCGCCGATGACGCGGTGCGCCTTGCGCCGCGCGCGAGTGCGGCCTGGCAGGTCGATGACGCCACGACCTTCACGCTCGCCGGCGGCCGGTACTGGCAGGCCCCGAGCTTCATCTGGCTGGTGGGCGCGCCGCAGAACCGTAGCACCGTCAAGCCGTTCCGCGCCGATCAGCTGGTGGCGGGTGTCACGCGGCTCGTGGGCTCGAGCACCAAGCTGCAGGTGGAAGTGTATGGCAAGCGGTACGGCGATTACCCCGTGCGCGAGTGGCGCCCGCAGGCGGTGCTGAGTCCGAGCGGTTTCGACGATGCGAGCACCGATATTCCCTTCGGTCTCGAGCCACTTGGCTCGACGGGTACCGGTGAAGCGTACGGTGTGGAAGTGTTCGCGCAGCGGCGTCTGGGGAGCTCACCCTTCTACGGACAGGTGGCGGCGAGCTGGAATCGCACGCGCTTCGCGGGTGTGGACGGCGTCTCCCGCCGCGGGGCCTTCGACACGCCGGTACTCGCGAATGCGCTGGTCGGATGGCGTCCCGACTCGCGGTGGGAGGTGGCGCTGCGCCTGCGCGCGGCGAGCGGTCTACCGTTGACACCGTTCGTCACCTCCGGCAACCTCGCCGGCACATTGGACTTCGCGCGGTACAATGCCGAGCGCCTCGGTCCGTTCGTGGCAGCGGACGTACGCGTAGATCGCCGCCTGATCCTGGGGGGGCGGCAGTTTATCGCGTTCCTCGATCTACAGAACGTGACCAATCGCGACAATCCGCGTCCGCCCGTGTGGAACCTGCGCACTGGCCGACCGGAGCGTGACACGTCGCTTGGCTTGTTGCCGTCCATCGGCATCAACTACGAGTTCTGA
- a CDS encoding fasciclin domain-containing protein: MIRRTAAILSIALVSACAGDKTESAPVDSTAMAPAASAPAAVDIVETAVAAGTFTTLAKALTASGLIETLKGTGPFTVLAPTDEAFAKIPAKDLEALLADTAALKKVLTYHVISGSVPASTVTTLTEATSVEGSKIMIKVVDGKVMLNDASEVTATDIAASNGVIHVINTVLMPPKK, translated from the coding sequence ATGATCCGCCGCACTGCTGCAATCCTCTCCATTGCCTTGGTTTCCGCCTGCGCTGGCGACAAGACCGAATCAGCTCCGGTTGACTCCACGGCAATGGCCCCGGCCGCTTCGGCGCCGGCTGCTGTTGATATTGTAGAAACGGCGGTTGCCGCCGGTACCTTCACCACGCTCGCCAAGGCGTTGACAGCCTCCGGGCTGATTGAGACCCTCAAGGGCACCGGCCCGTTCACCGTGCTGGCGCCAACGGACGAAGCGTTCGCCAAGATTCCGGCCAAGGACCTTGAAGCGCTGCTCGCCGATACGGCGGCTTTGAAGAAAGTATTGACCTACCACGTCATTTCCGGCAGCGTGCCGGCCTCGACCGTGACGACGTTGACTGAAGCGACGTCGGTAGAGGGGAGCAAGATCATGATCAAGGTCGTGGACGGCAAAGTCATGCTGAATGACGCCTCTGAGGTCACCGCGACGGACATTGCGGCGTCCAACGGGGTCATCCATGTCATCAACACGGTGTTGATGCCACCCAAGAAGTAA
- a CDS encoding VOC family protein, whose protein sequence is MFVHARNTICLWYNGDAEEAARFYSATFPESTVHAVHRAPGDFPDGTTGQVLTVEFTVLGVRCLGLNGGPKFPQTEAFSFQVATENQEETDRYWNAIVGNGGQESACGWCKDKWGLNWQITPVVLSQGVTHPDAAVAKRVFKAMMTMRKIDIAVIEQAARG, encoded by the coding sequence ATGTTTGTTCACGCCAGGAACACGATCTGCCTGTGGTACAACGGAGACGCCGAAGAGGCCGCACGCTTTTATTCGGCCACGTTTCCGGAATCAACGGTCCACGCGGTGCATCGGGCGCCTGGGGATTTCCCCGATGGCACCACCGGGCAGGTTTTGACAGTGGAATTCACCGTATTGGGTGTTCGCTGCCTGGGGCTCAACGGAGGGCCAAAGTTTCCTCAGACGGAGGCGTTTTCCTTCCAAGTGGCGACCGAAAACCAGGAAGAAACGGATCGCTATTGGAACGCCATAGTAGGGAACGGCGGGCAGGAAAGTGCGTGCGGCTGGTGCAAGGACAAGTGGGGGCTGAATTGGCAGATCACACCGGTCGTGCTTTCGCAGGGCGTGACGCATCCTGATGCGGCGGTCGCCAAGCGTGTGTTCAAGGCCATGATGACCATGCGCAAGATTGATATCGCCGTCATCGAGCAGGCAGCGCGCGGCTGA
- a CDS encoding DUF2721 domain-containing protein: MQPNVQISAIAHVIQLAIAPVFLLTGIASLLGVLTNRLARVIDRARLLEGHLPDLTGEFKLVAGGDLTMLSRRARLINRAISLCTTAALLVCVVIAVLFVSAFLSQDLSRLIAGLFVIAMGCVIAGLVSFLREVYFATQSLRIGPH; the protein is encoded by the coding sequence ATGCAACCCAATGTGCAAATCAGCGCCATCGCGCATGTCATTCAGCTGGCCATCGCGCCAGTCTTTCTGCTCACCGGTATTGCGTCGCTCCTTGGCGTGCTGACCAACCGGCTGGCCCGGGTCATTGATCGGGCGCGTTTGCTCGAGGGGCATCTGCCTGATCTCACGGGGGAATTCAAACTCGTGGCAGGCGGTGACCTGACGATGTTGTCACGGCGGGCGCGACTCATCAACCGCGCCATCAGCCTGTGTACGACCGCGGCATTACTGGTGTGCGTCGTGATTGCCGTGCTATTCGTGAGTGCATTCCTGTCGCAAGACCTGTCGCGACTCATCGCGGGGCTGTTCGTCATTGCGATGGGGTGCGTAATTGCCGGGTTGGTAAGCTTTCTGCGCGAGGTGTATTTCGCGACCCAATCCCTGCGCATAGGGCCGCACTGA
- a CDS encoding carbon-nitrogen hydrolase family protein: MATTVRIALANLRAATTPDESVALAAAAIAEAGAAGALIVCFPECFVPGYRWTATSRPAPDAAFLAQALLSVGAAAKAAGVGVVMGMERLTPGGLQISAAVFDTGGTLLGWQDKGQIDPSEEPIYPAFGAERRVFTVGTLTFGVVICHEGWRYPETVRWAARRGAQVVFHPHASVAEPGGFTPSTYADPRNSFHEKAVFCRAAENTVYFATVNYASEGAGTTSAVANPDGSLLGYQPYGQHGLFLADLDLKAATGLLASRCRTSPL; this comes from the coding sequence ATGGCGACCACTGTCCGTATTGCCCTGGCCAACCTTCGGGCCGCAACGACGCCTGACGAGTCTGTTGCCCTTGCGGCCGCGGCTATTGCCGAGGCCGGTGCGGCCGGCGCACTCATCGTCTGTTTCCCCGAATGTTTTGTTCCGGGATATCGTTGGACAGCAACGTCACGACCAGCACCCGATGCCGCGTTTCTCGCCCAGGCGCTTCTGTCGGTTGGCGCGGCGGCGAAGGCCGCCGGTGTAGGTGTCGTGATGGGCATGGAACGGCTAACGCCGGGTGGTCTGCAGATCTCGGCCGCCGTGTTCGACACAGGTGGCACGCTGCTGGGATGGCAGGACAAGGGGCAGATTGACCCCTCGGAGGAGCCTATCTATCCCGCTTTTGGGGCGGAACGCCGAGTGTTTACGGTGGGCACGCTCACCTTTGGAGTGGTGATTTGCCACGAGGGGTGGCGATATCCCGAAACGGTACGATGGGCCGCTCGACGTGGCGCTCAGGTGGTGTTCCATCCGCACGCGAGTGTCGCCGAGCCGGGCGGCTTTACACCATCAACGTACGCAGATCCGCGCAACAGCTTTCACGAAAAGGCGGTCTTCTGTCGGGCCGCCGAAAACACCGTGTACTTTGCCACGGTGAATTATGCCAGCGAAGGGGCGGGGACGACGTCGGCTGTCGCGAATCCAGATGGTTCGTTGCTGGGCTATCAGCCGTACGGGCAGCATGGGTTGTTTCTGGCCGATCTTGATTTGAAGGCCGCCACGGGGCTGTTGGCCTCGCGCTGCCGGACGTCACCATTGTAA
- a CDS encoding ATP-binding protein yields MAAVAAAIMVGFVVYNLIDFPPGIREIMATHDAITALVCGSVWWLIRGGRVREAQSHAIGTGMILLIASNILLAMWLLREPYHAIYLCVLLVGAGAGMTSVRWGAIAVALLWAAAVPVLLRVAEPSLVARYLAMMAATSAVAIALIVLRARNLRELAVLTELDQQQRRALNEALADLDAKVSLRTAELRSANAALQTQMEERARAEQEARLLGEQLLHAQRLESLGRLAGGVAHDFNNLLTVIDGNLHLSLEDLPPGANREPLEDALGASERAANLTKQLLAFGRKQVIERTVFDAGKQVEDIARMLQRVLGERIELLVNATERDLWVNGDANQIEQILMNLIANARDAMPNGGECHVEVSRVGLVNAPFVRIRVRDTGIGLDVSVREHLFEPFFTTKAPGEGTGLGLATAYGIVQQHGGSILVESSPGAGATFDVLLPAVESAAQPTSEVVATISDAGGSETVLLVEDEDAVRRVAERFLRRQGYNVLVASGGAEALEIASTSHPLDLLFTDVMMPGMNGFELAERLRHLQPGIKVMFVSGYTGDYLETQTGELPAGTHFVYKPYEPRRTAHLIREILDGRSMDAA; encoded by the coding sequence ATGGCTGCCGTCGCCGCGGCAATCATGGTGGGGTTTGTCGTCTATAACCTCATCGATTTTCCGCCGGGCATCCGCGAGATCATGGCCACCCATGATGCGATCACCGCGCTGGTGTGCGGGTCGGTCTGGTGGTTGATTCGCGGGGGACGCGTGCGTGAAGCACAGTCGCACGCGATAGGCACGGGCATGATACTGCTGATTGCCAGCAATATCCTGCTGGCAATGTGGCTGCTGCGTGAGCCGTACCATGCCATCTATCTTTGCGTCCTGCTGGTCGGTGCCGGCGCCGGCATGACGTCTGTACGGTGGGGCGCGATCGCGGTGGCATTGCTCTGGGCAGCCGCGGTGCCGGTATTGCTGCGCGTCGCCGAGCCGTCGCTCGTGGCGCGCTACCTGGCCATGATGGCGGCCACGTCTGCCGTGGCCATTGCGCTCATTGTCCTTCGCGCCCGGAATCTTCGCGAGCTGGCGGTACTCACCGAACTCGATCAGCAGCAGCGTCGTGCACTGAATGAGGCGCTGGCCGACCTCGATGCGAAGGTCTCCCTCCGTACGGCAGAGCTTCGATCAGCAAATGCCGCACTGCAGACCCAGATGGAAGAGCGGGCCCGCGCAGAACAGGAAGCCAGGTTGCTTGGCGAGCAGCTGCTGCACGCACAACGATTGGAATCACTGGGGCGCCTGGCTGGTGGTGTGGCGCACGACTTCAACAATCTGCTCACCGTCATTGACGGCAATCTCCACCTCTCGCTCGAAGATCTGCCTCCGGGCGCCAATCGGGAGCCGCTTGAGGATGCCCTCGGCGCCAGCGAGCGTGCCGCCAATCTCACCAAGCAATTGCTCGCATTCGGCCGCAAGCAGGTCATTGAGCGTACGGTCTTCGATGCGGGCAAACAAGTTGAAGATATCGCCCGCATGCTGCAACGCGTTCTCGGTGAGCGCATTGAGTTGCTCGTCAACGCCACGGAGCGGGATTTGTGGGTCAATGGGGATGCGAATCAAATAGAGCAGATCCTCATGAACCTGATTGCCAACGCGCGTGATGCCATGCCCAATGGCGGTGAGTGCCACGTGGAAGTATCGCGCGTGGGATTGGTGAATGCACCGTTCGTTCGCATTCGGGTGCGCGATACAGGCATCGGATTGGACGTGAGTGTCAGAGAGCACCTCTTCGAGCCGTTCTTCACAACGAAGGCCCCGGGTGAAGGGACCGGCCTTGGGCTGGCGACGGCCTATGGTATCGTCCAGCAGCACGGTGGTTCAATTCTCGTAGAGTCGAGCCCTGGCGCGGGTGCCACCTTTGACGTGCTGCTGCCGGCAGTGGAATCGGCAGCACAGCCCACTTCGGAAGTGGTGGCCACCATTTCCGACGCCGGCGGCTCTGAGACCGTCCTCCTGGTGGAGGACGAGGATGCCGTTCGCCGGGTGGCCGAGCGGTTCCTGCGGCGCCAGGGATACAACGTACTGGTCGCGTCAGGCGGCGCGGAAGCGCTCGAGATTGCCTCAACGAGTCATCCGCTCGACTTGTTGTTTACCGATGTCATGATGCCGGGAATGAACGGATTCGAGCTCGCGGAACGCCTTCGGCATCTGCAGCCTGGCATCAAGGTGATGTTCGTGAGTGGCTACACCGGAGACTACCTGGAGACACAAACGGGCGAGCTCCCGGCTGGGACCCATTTCGTGTACAAGCCCTACGAGCCTCGCCGAACCGCACACCTGATTCGCGAAATTCTCGATGGCCGATCAATGGATGCGGCCTGA
- a CDS encoding outer membrane protein: MHQSRLSRHARSTLRACLLSTLALLPATPLFAQQVGVSAVPSAQRIQWDADFPLEDGYLYGGRLALRFGKWVELQPFYFLQNKAKPDATRGGALFGPRSLGKSLDLQHYGTSIQFNLSDAAVVPFARLGAGVLRLEPDSAPRQDRIAVSAGGGVRFGFAGLNAEVYAEQMGFRMRPNTLFGPDTTSTENLKTLRNVVYGAAVTIPLSTMRSDEGNDGGLSGSTAPLELFVGQLRYAGAHRLPDLEVAGVRAGIDFSPVFGIRGFYWRGVNDDRDGPAPVAGFGGEAQFNLSTGAGLSPYLITGAGQIDYKDTFADSLGGKRVDKTAFIVGGGASFRLTDRLRINGAIRDYIMTVDEDLDAVASTSDLTHNTMLTAGLTISFGGRSTPSAQQQDRERSIKMRGMRASPDSLRMRSDSSRRLMQPQIQRGATPSSQWITIPVPTQGEVILRYGWPPRTMGSDSVLVQRMDGMLMRRDSVMSPSNTPPAIAPAGDLSAELREMERRLSTRIDALQRAALIPPPPQTVTVIAPPSAQEVVTLDRDAAPVFQRLQRTRTSDLRPYAGLGFDDGDVQFVVGTRADLGPIRPNSGFRFVPELAVGFGGDNLSVLALANVQYTFGSFGGTRTIHPYATVGAGIFSPTVLGVNTAVGSSFSLRPATETPLYLNMELQGINLFNQTRVLVGLSRNR; encoded by the coding sequence ATGCACCAGTCTCGACTGTCACGTCACGCGCGGAGCACACTCCGCGCGTGTTTGCTTTCCACGCTCGCGCTGCTGCCAGCCACGCCGTTGTTCGCGCAGCAGGTTGGTGTGTCCGCCGTTCCCTCAGCCCAGCGTATCCAGTGGGATGCGGATTTTCCGCTCGAAGATGGCTACCTCTACGGTGGCCGACTGGCACTCCGCTTTGGCAAGTGGGTGGAACTGCAGCCGTTCTATTTCCTGCAGAACAAGGCCAAGCCCGATGCCACACGGGGCGGCGCACTATTTGGCCCTCGCTCCCTAGGGAAATCACTGGATCTCCAGCATTACGGGACGAGCATACAGTTCAATTTGAGTGATGCCGCAGTCGTTCCCTTTGCACGTCTCGGAGCGGGCGTCCTTCGCCTTGAACCAGACTCTGCCCCTCGGCAAGATCGTATCGCAGTGAGTGCCGGGGGAGGCGTGCGCTTCGGATTTGCGGGACTGAACGCGGAAGTGTACGCGGAACAGATGGGCTTTCGCATGAGGCCCAACACGCTCTTTGGCCCCGACACTACCAGCACGGAAAACCTGAAGACCCTGCGTAACGTTGTTTATGGTGCGGCGGTTACCATTCCCCTGAGCACCATGCGCAGCGACGAGGGCAATGATGGCGGGCTGAGTGGCTCAACGGCACCACTCGAACTATTTGTTGGCCAGCTGCGCTACGCCGGTGCGCATCGACTGCCCGATCTGGAAGTAGCTGGCGTTCGGGCGGGCATTGATTTTTCGCCGGTGTTCGGGATCCGAGGCTTCTACTGGCGCGGAGTGAACGACGATCGGGATGGCCCCGCGCCAGTAGCCGGGTTCGGTGGCGAAGCGCAGTTCAACCTGTCCACCGGCGCAGGGCTTTCACCATACCTGATCACCGGCGCGGGACAAATTGACTACAAGGACACGTTCGCGGACTCGCTGGGCGGCAAACGAGTAGACAAGACCGCGTTTATCGTAGGGGGCGGTGCCAGCTTCCGGCTAACGGATCGATTGCGCATCAATGGCGCCATCCGCGACTACATCATGACCGTTGATGAAGATCTCGACGCCGTGGCGAGCACCAGCGATTTGACCCACAACACCATGCTGACCGCTGGGCTCACGATCAGCTTTGGCGGGCGCTCCACGCCGTCGGCGCAGCAGCAAGATCGAGAGCGCAGTATCAAGATGCGCGGAATGCGGGCGTCTCCGGACAGCCTCCGTATGAGGAGCGACTCCAGTCGCCGCCTAATGCAGCCGCAGATCCAACGGGGCGCTACGCCATCATCACAATGGATCACGATCCCCGTACCGACTCAGGGAGAAGTCATTTTGCGGTATGGCTGGCCCCCACGGACCATGGGCAGTGACAGTGTGTTGGTCCAACGAATGGACGGCATGCTGATGCGTCGCGATAGCGTCATGAGTCCTTCAAACACGCCGCCCGCGATAGCACCGGCGGGAGATCTTTCGGCGGAGCTCCGGGAAATGGAGCGCCGGCTTTCGACGCGCATTGATGCGCTCCAGCGCGCCGCACTCATCCCGCCCCCCCCGCAGACTGTCACCGTGATTGCCCCTCCCTCCGCTCAGGAGGTCGTCACGCTGGACCGTGACGCGGCTCCGGTCTTTCAACGATTGCAACGCACCCGCACCAGTGACCTGCGCCCCTATGCCGGGCTGGGATTCGATGACGGGGACGTGCAGTTCGTCGTTGGCACACGCGCCGATTTGGGGCCTATCCGTCCGAATAGCGGATTCCGCTTTGTCCCTGAGCTCGCCGTTGGTTTTGGCGGCGATAATCTGTCAGTACTCGCGCTGGCCAATGTGCAGTATACGTTCGGCTCCTTTGGCGGCACCCGGACAATTCACCCCTACGCCACCGTAGGAGCCGGCATCTTTTCGCCCACCGTCCTCGGGGTCAACACGGCCGTTGGGTCGTCGTTCTCCCTGCGTCCGGCCACAGAGACGCCTTTGTATCTGAACATGGAACTGCAGGGGATCAATCTCTTCAATCAGACGCGTGTGCTCGTCGGCCTCAGCCGAAACAGATAG
- a CDS encoding glycerophosphodiester phosphodiesterase, with protein sequence MLHLSLAVRSRATAVALTTMCSALCVPAPRLVAQPMRSARSFEIIGHRGAAGLAPENTLAAFRRACALGVTGIELDVHLSADSVLVVHHDYTLHPDLTRDSSGAYSIAEPRPLLRALSVPQLQRYDVGQLRPGSDYAKRHPLQQPSEGERVPTLAAVIALFKAECAPPTRLVVEIKTDPTHPELSAPPALLAERTIAQLRDHGVDDRAQIIAFDWRAVMRVQQIAPTMPTSYLTFEGRDSTDWNTIQIGRPGAAIWMGGVDVDAHGGSVPRAIAAAGGKHWSPHLRNVTAERLAEAHALGLRVYPWTVDDPADMKALIAMGVDGITTDRPDLLRAVLVALGREQGARSR encoded by the coding sequence ATGTTGCATCTTTCCCTCGCCGTGCGCTCCCGGGCCACCGCCGTAGCGCTCACCACGATGTGCAGCGCCTTGTGCGTACCCGCCCCTCGCCTCGTCGCACAGCCCATGCGGAGCGCGCGATCGTTCGAGATCATCGGGCATCGTGGCGCGGCCGGGTTGGCACCGGAGAATACGCTGGCCGCATTCCGGCGCGCCTGTGCCCTTGGCGTCACCGGCATTGAACTCGACGTTCACCTCTCGGCCGACAGCGTGCTGGTAGTACATCATGATTACACGTTACACCCCGATCTGACGCGCGACAGCAGCGGCGCCTACAGCATTGCCGAACCGCGGCCTCTGTTACGCGCGCTCTCGGTCCCGCAATTGCAGCGCTATGATGTGGGGCAGCTGCGCCCGGGATCGGACTATGCCAAGCGTCACCCTCTCCAACAGCCAAGTGAGGGTGAGCGCGTGCCAACGTTGGCCGCGGTGATTGCATTGTTCAAGGCGGAGTGTGCCCCACCCACGCGACTCGTCGTGGAAATCAAGACGGATCCCACGCACCCGGAGCTCTCAGCGCCGCCCGCGCTGCTGGCGGAGCGAACGATCGCCCAGCTTCGGGACCACGGCGTGGATGATCGCGCCCAGATCATCGCCTTCGATTGGCGGGCCGTGATGCGTGTGCAGCAGATCGCTCCCACCATGCCGACCAGTTACCTCACCTTCGAAGGGCGGGACTCGACCGACTGGAACACCATACAGATTGGTCGCCCCGGTGCGGCCATTTGGATGGGTGGCGTCGATGTGGATGCCCACGGCGGCTCTGTACCGCGGGCGATAGCGGCCGCTGGTGGCAAACACTGGTCCCCGCACCTTCGGAACGTGACCGCCGAACGCCTCGCCGAAGCTCATGCGTTGGGCCTTCGGGTGTATCCGTGGACGGTAGACGACCCGGCCGACATGAAGGCCCTGATCGCCATGGGTGTGGACGGGATCACCACCGATCGTCCGGATCTGCTCCGTGCAGTGCTCGTCGCACTCGGACGGGAACAGGGCGCGCGCTCACGATAA